The following coding sequences lie in one Arachis ipaensis cultivar K30076 chromosome B03, Araip1.1, whole genome shotgun sequence genomic window:
- the LOC107634045 gene encoding uncharacterized protein LOC107634045, whose amino-acid sequence MDTAKSMPTPMISALKLTSDGAEHFQDPKLYREIVGSLQYLTISRPDIAFSVNKVSQYMHSPTIEHWKAVKRRYIVGTVSVGIKFQKCTNLRLLAFADADWAGDLEDRKSVTGYCVYLGSNLVSWRSNKQAKVSRSSTEAEYRSMAASQSELVSIQYLLKELRIPQSIAPTIYCDNQSACSLAANPVLHTRCKHMKIDLHCLREMVN is encoded by the coding sequence ATGGACACTGCAAAATCAATGCCTACCCCTATGATCTCAGCCTTAAAGCTTACATCAGATGGTGCTGAACACTTTCAGGATCCAAAACTGTATAGAGAGATTGTTGGATCACTTCAGTATTTGACTATTTCAAGACCAGATATTGCTTTCTCTGTGAACAAGGTCTCTCAATACATGCACTCTCCAACAATTGAGCACTGGAAAGCTGTCAAACGCAGATATATTGTAGGTACAGTATCAGTAggtattaaatttcaaaaatgtaCTAACTTGAGACTACTTGCATTCGCAGATGCAGATTGGGCAGGGGATTTGGAGGACAGGAAATCAGTTACTGGCTATTGTGTATACTTAGGAAGCAATTTGGTATCATGGAGGAGCAATAAGCAAGCCAAAGTTAGTCGTAGTAGCACTGAGGCAGAGTATAGGAGCATGGCAGCATCTCAGTCAGAATTAGTGTCTATACAGTATCTTCTAAAGGAGCTTCGAATTCCACAATCCATAGCACCTACTATTTACTGTGATAATCAAAGTGCTTGCTCATTAGCGGCTAACCCGGTCCTTCATACTAGGTGCAAACACATGAAAATTGACCTTCACTGTCTAAGAGAGATGGTAAATTAA
- the LOC107634830 gene encoding uncharacterized protein LOC107634830, producing the protein MTCRVQRRISLRRKLHILRALANSNNSLKGKRRSIVYIYKLKVALESIKREYEDAVSLKKEVVKVEKVKGGRFVVRIKCEKGGEKLVSILEAFEEMSVNVENAKVSCEGGFSMDAIIAVPQENDQTLDVTHLTEALLKAIEKQSE; encoded by the exons ATGACTTGCAGGGTTCAGAGAAGGATATCTTTGCGCAGAAAACTTCACATTCTGCGAGCACTTGCCAACTCTAATAATTCTCTCAAA GGCAAGAGAAGGAGTATTGTATACATATACAAGCTAAAGGTGGCACTGGAAAGCATTAAAAGAGAGTATGAAGATGCAGTTTCCCTTAAGAAGGAAGTAGTGAAAGTGGAGAAGGTGAAGGGTGGAAGGTTTGTGGTGAGGATAAAGTGCGAGAAAGGGGGTGAGAAGCTGGTTTCAATATTGGAGGCATTTGAAGAAATGAGTGTGAATGTTGAGAATGCCAAAGTATCATGCGAGGGTGGTTTCAGCATGGACGCCATTATTGCTGTGCCACAAGAAAACGACCAAACTCTGGACGTAACACACCTTACAGAAGCTCTTCTGAAAGCCATTGAAAAACAGAGTGAATGA